One Purpureocillium takamizusanense chromosome 1, complete sequence genomic window carries:
- the PRP31 gene encoding U4/U6-U5 snRNP complex subunit prp31, variant 2 (COG:A~BUSCO:EOG09264B2X~EggNog:ENOG503NWX2), whose translation MRRRPRLESRRCSLLASKTSAASPASCTRWSRFSRPNIVSSTLQKIAYYRGRSESETSVVGNIEDHPEYSLLTQSNSLSTMIDGEVALVHKFIRDHYSTRFPELERLVTTPLEYAKVVSIIGNGPMDSESIKSLQTSTNNPLGVGLKAVLDGPSLMIVTVEATTSKGHEMSDEELLRVRQACDMAIALHKAKNTLMEYVQSRMTIFAPNLTTLIGSLTAAQLLNAAGGLTGLSKTPACNIPSWGSKKRQAGLATNIGVRQQGYLYHSEMIQHIPNDLKKQAMRIVAAKLVLAARVDRIHSSPDGKTGDDLKSACLERLEKLTEPPPNKGGRALPVPDDKPARKRGGRRARKAKEALAMTDLRKAQNRMAFGKEEKEVGYGTGEGTVGMGMIGQQNDGRIRALQVDNRTRAKLSAKNKGWGTGSSVGSASNIGAFGPSGGIDLAGKGLRSSGVGSSVGGAASSLTFTPVQGLELVDPKMQAELSRKRKAEEDRWFKGGSFTQVGGGSGPGANGGFKVPALPAAKRVDTGATKMAPPPPPPSRQ comes from the exons ATGCGGAGGCGACCAAGGCTAGAGTCGAGAAGATGCAGCTTGCTGGCGTCAAAGACGtccgcagcgtcgccagcCTCATGCACACGTTGGAGCCGGTTCTCGAG ACCTAACATCGTGTCCTCGACGCTACAGAAAATCGCCTATTATCGAGGCAGATCCGAGTCGGAGACGTCGGTCGTCGGCAACATCGAAGACCACCCCGAGTATAGCCTCCTCACCCAGTCCAACAGTTTGTCGACCATGATCGACGGTGAGGTCGCATTGGTGCACAAATTCATCCGCGACCACTACTCGACACGATTCCCTGAGCTTGAGCGTCTCGTCACCACGCCGCTCGAATATGCCAAGGTCGTCTCCATCATCGGCAACGGACCGATGGACTCGGAAAGCATCAAGTCCCTACAGACTTCCACCAACAACCCCCTTGGCGTGGGCCTCAAGGCTGTCCTCGACGGGCCATCACTCATGATTGTCACCGTGGAGGCAACGACGTCCAAGGGCCACGAgatgagcgacgaggagctgctccgcGTGCGTCAAGCCTGCGACATGGCCATTGCTCTGCACAAGGCCAAGAACACCCTGATGGAATACGTGCAGTCCCGGATGACGATATTTGCGCCGAACCTGACGACGCTCATCGGTTCTCTCACAGCGGCACAGCTCCTAAACGCGGCAGGCGGCCTGACGGGTCTGTCCAAGACGCCTGCGTGCAACATACCTTCCTGGGGTTCCAAGAAGCGCCAAGCCGGTCTGGCCACCAATATCGGTGTTCGGCAGCAGGGCTATCTGTACCACTCGGAGATGATCCAGCACATTCCCAACGACTTGAAGAAGCAGGCCATGAGAATCGTGGCGGCGAAACTGGTACTGGCTGCGCGGGTCGACAGAATCCACTCGAGCCCCGACGGGAAGACGGGAGACGACCTCAAGTCGGCGTGCCTGGAGCGACTGGAGAAGCTCACGGAGCCTCCGCCAAACAAAGGTGGCCGAGCCCTCCCCGTGCCAGACGACAAGCCCGCTCGGAAGCGTGGCGGCCGCAGGGCACgaaaggccaaggaggcacTGGCAATGACGGATCTGCGCAAGGCCCAGAACCGCATGGCCTTTggcaaggaggagaaggaggtggGCTACGGCACCGGCGAGGGGACcgtgggcatgggcatgatCGGGCAGCAGAACGACGGCCGGATTCGGGCGCTGCAAGTCGATAACCGAACGAGGGCCAAGCTCAGCGCGAAGAACAAGGGATGgggcacgggcagctcgGTGGGCTCCGCGTCCAACATCGGGGCGTTTGGCCCGtcgggcggcatcgacctggccggcaagggccttcgctcgtcgggcgtcggcagcagcgtGGGCGGAGCCGCATCGTCTCTCACGTTCACGCCGGTGCAGGGCCTGGAGCTGGTCGACCCCAAGATGCAGGCAGAGCTCAGccgcaagcgcaaggcggaggaggatcGCTGGTTCAAGGGCGGCTCGTTCACGCAGGTCGGAGGCGGCTCAGGTCCGGGCGCCAACGGAGGCTTCAAGGTGCCCGCCCTGCCGGCCGCGAAGCGCGTCGACACCGGCGCGACcaagatggcgccgccgccgccgccgccgagtcggcaATAG
- the PRP31 gene encoding U4/U6-U5 snRNP complex subunit prp31 (COG:A~BUSCO:EOG09264B2X~EggNog:ENOG503NWX2) gives MSTVADELLNDFGSSGDEAEEANDGLVHRENDEQDADEQRNGDAMEVDGVNRDGANGEDDKDIQDLEDAEATKARVEKMQLAGVKDVRSVASLMHTLEPVLEKIAYYRGRSESETSVVGNIEDHPEYSLLTQSNSLSTMIDGEVALVHKFIRDHYSTRFPELERLVTTPLEYAKVVSIIGNGPMDSESIKSLQTSTNNPLGVGLKAVLDGPSLMIVTVEATTSKGHEMSDEELLRVRQACDMAIALHKAKNTLMEYVQSRMTIFAPNLTTLIGSLTAAQLLNAAGGLTGLSKTPACNIPSWGSKKRQAGLATNIGVRQQGYLYHSEMIQHIPNDLKKQAMRIVAAKLVLAARVDRIHSSPDGKTGDDLKSACLERLEKLTEPPPNKGGRALPVPDDKPARKRGGRRARKAKEALAMTDLRKAQNRMAFGKEEKEVGYGTGEGTVGMGMIGQQNDGRIRALQVDNRTRAKLSAKNKGWGTGSSVGSASNIGAFGPSGGIDLAGKGLRSSGVGSSVGGAASSLTFTPVQGLELVDPKMQAELSRKRKAEEDRWFKGGSFTQVGGGSGPGANGGFKVPALPAAKRVDTGATKMAPPPPPPSRQ, from the exons ATGTCGACCGtcgcggacgagctgctcaacgacTTTGGCAGCTCTGGAGATGAGGCGGAAGAGGCAAACGATGGCCTTGTCCACCGCGAAAATGACGAGCAagatgccgacgagcagcgcaaCGGGGACGCCAtggaggtcgacggcgtcaatAGGGACGGCGCgaacggcgaggacgacaaggacatcCAGGACCTAGAGGATGCGGAGGCGACCAAGGCTAGAGTCGAGAAGATGCAGCTTGCTGGCGTCAAAGACGtccgcagcgtcgccagcCTCATGCACACGTTGGAGCCGGTTCTCGAG AAAATCGCCTATTATCGAGGCAGATCCGAGTCGGAGACGTCGGTCGTCGGCAACATCGAAGACCACCCCGAGTATAGCCTCCTCACCCAGTCCAACAGTTTGTCGACCATGATCGACGGTGAGGTCGCATTGGTGCACAAATTCATCCGCGACCACTACTCGACACGATTCCCTGAGCTTGAGCGTCTCGTCACCACGCCGCTCGAATATGCCAAGGTCGTCTCCATCATCGGCAACGGACCGATGGACTCGGAAAGCATCAAGTCCCTACAGACTTCCACCAACAACCCCCTTGGCGTGGGCCTCAAGGCTGTCCTCGACGGGCCATCACTCATGATTGTCACCGTGGAGGCAACGACGTCCAAGGGCCACGAgatgagcgacgaggagctgctccgcGTGCGTCAAGCCTGCGACATGGCCATTGCTCTGCACAAGGCCAAGAACACCCTGATGGAATACGTGCAGTCCCGGATGACGATATTTGCGCCGAACCTGACGACGCTCATCGGTTCTCTCACAGCGGCACAGCTCCTAAACGCGGCAGGCGGCCTGACGGGTCTGTCCAAGACGCCTGCGTGCAACATACCTTCCTGGGGTTCCAAGAAGCGCCAAGCCGGTCTGGCCACCAATATCGGTGTTCGGCAGCAGGGCTATCTGTACCACTCGGAGATGATCCAGCACATTCCCAACGACTTGAAGAAGCAGGCCATGAGAATCGTGGCGGCGAAACTGGTACTGGCTGCGCGGGTCGACAGAATCCACTCGAGCCCCGACGGGAAGACGGGAGACGACCTCAAGTCGGCGTGCCTGGAGCGACTGGAGAAGCTCACGGAGCCTCCGCCAAACAAAGGTGGCCGAGCCCTCCCCGTGCCAGACGACAAGCCCGCTCGGAAGCGTGGCGGCCGCAGGGCACgaaaggccaaggaggcacTGGCAATGACGGATCTGCGCAAGGCCCAGAACCGCATGGCCTTTggcaaggaggagaaggaggtggGCTACGGCACCGGCGAGGGGACcgtgggcatgggcatgatCGGGCAGCAGAACGACGGCCGGATTCGGGCGCTGCAAGTCGATAACCGAACGAGGGCCAAGCTCAGCGCGAAGAACAAGGGATGgggcacgggcagctcgGTGGGCTCCGCGTCCAACATCGGGGCGTTTGGCCCGtcgggcggcatcgacctggccggcaagggccttcgctcgtcgggcgtcggcagcagcgtGGGCGGAGCCGCATCGTCTCTCACGTTCACGCCGGTGCAGGGCCTGGAGCTGGTCGACCCCAAGATGCAGGCAGAGCTCAGccgcaagcgcaaggcggaggaggatcGCTGGTTCAAGGGCGGCTCGTTCACGCAGGTCGGAGGCGGCTCAGGTCCGGGCGCCAACGGAGGCTTCAAGGTGCCCGCCCTGCCGGCCGCGAAGCGCGTCGACACCGGCGCGACcaagatggcgccgccgccgccgccgccgagtcggcaATAG
- a CDS encoding uncharacterized protein (TransMembrane:3 (i131-148o168-185i551-569o)~EggNog:ENOG503NZ3C) yields the protein MASYDPYEREYSRRYVREERREERDPRFLDSRGDYGRVYPSRDLVPRAREDSDLSVEEIRRDFPPPSGRDIRRARSAEPQYYEDDYDYRRGYDSRHDRDHDRHGRRAGGSMYYEEDERRSKPKSMSKQDKIIAAVAGAALLVGGKELYDRHEAKTDGTNVQRNPLSSAALAGFGALAGYQGAEFYSKQQAKKDQKATYILHRGRDGQIMEYYSDEEEGSKEKKGHKNFLESAIAATGLGAAVKTLTGSGGGDDKRSDTRSRRGSPTGSRAGSRSGSHGPGTNKIQKAAMASLLAGATEAFRVAKEPGGWKGEKTKRILTAAAGAATVDAAQSDSHGKLGLAESVIGGLVGNRLINGSKKDIEEDKLTGRSRSRSRARSQSRGGGGGGGTGLAALATAGLGALGAKKVLDHSRSRSRGRDYDSRSPSPDRHRQRSRSRSVVDKARNSLAKLGIGGGTVAAADDHRRRDQDDFDDRGSSRRSRRYSDDEYDDDRGHGRSRGGYEYESERSHRGSRRDSSRRRGGSRSGYGSESDLGDSDEDEKRQRKMRGKQILTTGLATVATIHAAHGVYQSMEKRRARQKAVKEGRLSPAEAKKLKTKAIMQDAASVGIAALGIKGAIGEMKEAKEMSHECKEFKEEKARRHERREMRRQQGRSLRDGSSRRADSLPAGPRSRYGGYESDEEDDYGPRYYDDNPYNAGRLPAPPMGYRP from the coding sequence ATGGCCAGCTACGACCCGTACGAACGGGAATATTCCCGCCGCTACGTGCGAGAAGAACGGCGCGAGGAGAGGGACCCTCGCTTTCTCGACTCACGCGGCGACTACGGAAGAGTCTACCCCTCGCGCGACTTGGTGCCCCGAGCCCGCGAGGACAGCGACCTCTCGGTCGAGGAGATTCGCCGCGACTTCCCTCCGCCCAGCGGCCGTGACATTCGCCGCGCCCGCTCGGCAGAGCCCCAGTACTACGAGGACGATTACGATTACCGTCGCGGATACGACTCGCGCCATGACCGCGACCATGaccgccatggacgacgcgccggcggcagcatgtATTACGAGGAAGATGAGCGCAGGTCCAAGCCCAAGAGCATGTCCAAGCAGGACAAGATTATTGCCGCagtcgccggcgctgccctcctcgtcggcggcaaggaaCTCTACGACCGCCACGAGGCCAAGACCGACGGCACCAACGTCCAGCGCAACCCcctctcctcggccgccctcgcAGGCTTTGGCGCTCTCGCAGGGTACCAAGGCGCCGAGTTCtacagcaagcagcaggccaagaaggaccAAAAGGCCACTTACATCCTGCATCGCGGTCGTGACGGCCAAATCATGGAGTACtactcggacgaggaggaaggcTCCAAGGAAAAGAAGGGCCACAAGAACTTCCTCGAGAGCGCCATTGCCGCGACTGGCTTGGGTGCGGCCGTCAAGACCCtgaccggcagcggcggcggcgacgacaagcgCTCCGACactcgcagccgccgcggcagccccACCGGCTCCCGCGCCGGCTCCCGCTCCGGCTCCCATGGTCCCGGCACCAACAAGATTCAaaaggccgccatggcgtccctcctggccggcgccaccgagGCCTTCCGCGTGGCAAAGGAGCCCGGCGGTTGGAAGGGTGAGAAGACGAAGCGCATCCTCAccgcggctgctggtgccgccacCGTGGACGCTGCCCAGAGTGATAGCCACGGCAAGCTGGGGCTCGCCGAGTCGGTCATTGGTGGCCTGGTCGGCAATCGACTCATCAACGGATCGAAGAAGGACATTGAAGAGGATAAGCTGACCGGGAGGAGTCGCTCACGCTCTCGTGCCCGATCGCAgagccgcggtggcggcggcggtggaggcaCCGGTctcgctgccctggccaCGGCTGGACTCGGAGCTCTCGGGGCCAAGAAGGTGCTTGATCACTCACGATCCcgaagccgcggccgcgactACGACTCCAGAAGCCCCTCTCCCgatcgccaccgccagcggagccgcagccgcagcgtcGTTGATAAGGCGCGCAACAGcctcgccaagctcggcatcggcggcggcacggtgGCAGCTGCCGACGACCACCGCCGGCGAGATCAGGACGACTTCGACGACCGCGGCAGCTCGCGACGCTCCCGCCGATACTCAGACGACGaatacgacgacgaccgaggTCACGGCCGGAGCCGAGGTGGGTACGAGTACGAGTCGGAGCGGTCCCAtcgcggcagccggcgcgACTCCTCCCGTCGACGTGGCGGAAGCCGCTCCGGCTACGGGTCCGAGTCTGATCTAGGAGACTCggatgaggacgagaagAGACAGAGGAAAATGCGAGGTAAGCAAATTTTGACAACTGGTCTTGCCACGGTCGCAACCATCCACGCAGCACACGGGGTCTATCAAAGCATGGAGAAGAGGCGTGCGCGGCAAAAGGCCGTCAAGGAAGGTCGCCTCAGCCCCGCCGAGGCAAAGAAGCTCAAGACCAAGGCCATTATGCAGGATGCCGCATCGgtcggcatcgcggcctTGGGCATCAAGGGTGCCATCGGCGAGATgaaggaggccaaggagatgTCACACGAGTGCAAGGAATTTAAAGAAGAGAaggctcgccgccatgagcggCGGGAGATGCGCAGACAGCAGGGACGCAGCCTCAgggacggcagcagcaggagggCCGAtagcctgcctgccggcccGCGGTCTCGGTATGGCGGCTACGAGtcggacgaagaggacgactACGGGCCGCGGTACTACGACGACAACCCGTACAACGCGGGCAGGCTACCTGCCCCGCCTATGGGGTATCGTCCCTGA
- the CLF1 gene encoding NineTeen Complex (NTC) component (EggNog:ENOG503NVIZ~COG:D) encodes MESARGPPRVKNKAAAPVQISAEQLLREAVDRQEVSLQAPTQRFSDLEELHEYQGRKRKEFEDYVRRNRISLHNWTQYAQWELDQKEFARARSVFERALDILPHSVQLWIRYIEAEMRSRNINHARNLLDRAVAILPRVDKLWYKYVYMEEMLGNIPGTRQVFDRWMQWQPDEAAWSAYIKLEKRYGEFDRARDIFRTFTIVHPEPRNWIKWAKFEEEYGTSDLVREVFGEAVESLGDEFVDERLFIAYARFEAKLKEYERARAIYKYALDRLPRSKSMALHKAYTTFEKQFGDEDGVEDVVLSKRRRYYEEQVRENPKNYDAWFDYAGLEEASGNTDRVRDVYERAVAQVPPTQEKRHWRRYMYLWIFYAIWEELEGKDVERTRQIYTTCLGLIPHKKFTFAKVWLLAAQFEVRQGELHAARKLLGRALGMCPKDKLFVGYVELERKLFEFVRCRTLYEKHVEYNSANCQTWIRFAELERGLDDLDRTRAIFELAVAQPQLDMPELLWKAYIDFEEEEGEYERTRALYERLLAKTDHVKVWISYAHFEINIPEDDADEEQQRDEGVDEDEDRDQPVSDEAKARARKVFERGLKSMRDKDLKEERVSLLNAWLSFERTHGSDADVENVQRQMPRRIKLRRRVEGGDNGGDTWEEYFDYVFPADDQQAKSLSGVLALAQKWKQTGGDLSGA; translated from the coding sequence ATGGAGTCGGCTCGGGGCCCGCCCAGGGTCAAgaacaaggccgccgcgcctgtgCAGATCAgtgccgagcagctcctgcgcgaggccgtcgaccgGCAGGAAGTCTCGTTGCAGGCACCCACGCAACGCTTCAgcgacctcgaggagctgcacgAGTACCAGGGCCGCAAGCGCAAGGAATTCGAGGACTACGTGCGCCGCAACCGCATTAGCCTACACAACTGGACGCAGTACGCACAATGGGAGCTCGACCAGAAGGAGTTTGCGCGTGCGCGGTCCGTCTTCGAGCGGGCCCTCGATATCCTCCCTCACAGTGTCCAGCTCTGGATACGATacatcgaggccgagatgcgGTCGCGGAACATCAACCATGCCCGCAACCTGCTCGAtcgcgccgtggccatcCTGCCCCGTGTCGACAAGCTGTGGTACAAGTATGTGTACATGGAGGAGATGCTCGGCAACATACCGGGCACGCGCCAGGTCTTTGACCGGTGGATGCAGTGGCagccggacgaggcggcgtggaGCGCGTACATCAAGTTGGAGAAGCGATATGGCGAATTCGATCGAGCGCGCGACATCTTTCGGACCTTCACCATTGTGCACCCCGAGCCGCGAAACTGGATCAAGTGGGCGAAGTTTGAGGAGGAGTACGGCACCAGCGACCTCGTGCGGGAAGTCTTCGGGGAGGCAGTTGAGTCGCTGGGCGACGAATTTGTCGACGAGAGGCTCTTCATCGCCTACGCTCGGTTCGAGGCGAAGCTCAAGGAGtacgagcgcgcgcgcgccatctACAAGTATGCGCTGGACCGGCTGCCGCGCTCCAAGTCGATGGCGCTCCACAAGGCGTATACGACGTTCGAGAAGCAGtttggcgacgaagacggcgtcgaggacgtggtGCTGTCGAAGCGGAGGCGGTATTACGAGGAGCAGGTCCGGGAGAACCCCAAAAACTACGACGCATGGTTCGACTACGCCGGACTGGAGGAAGCGTCGGGCAACACCGACCGTGTGCGCGATGTCTAcgagcgggcggtggcgcaggtgccgccgacgcaggAGAAGCGGCACTGGCGGCGGTATATGTACCTGTGGATCTTCTATGCCATCtgggaggagctcgagggcaaggacgtgGAGCGGACTCGGCAGATTTACACGACGTGCCTGGGGCTGATACCGCACAAGAAGTTCACCTTTGCCAAGGtgtggctgctggcggcgcagtTCGAGGTGCGACAGGGCGAGCTCCACGCAGCGCGCAAgctgctggggcgggcgctcgGGATGTGCCCCAAGGACAAGCTCTTCGTGGGGTacgtggagctggagcgcaaGCTGTTCGAGTTTGTGCGGTGCCGGACGCTGTACGAGAAGCACGTCGAGTACAACTCGGCCAACTGCCAGACGTGGATCCGGTtcgcggagctggagcgcggTCTCGACGACCTGGACCGGACGCGGGCCATCTTCGAgctcgccgtggcgcagccgcagctggaCATGCCGGAGCTGCTGTGGAAGGCGTACATTGACTttgaggaggaagagggcgagtACGAGCGGACGCGCGCCCTGTacgagcggctgctggccaagacgGACCACGTCAAGGTGTGGATCTCGTACGCGCACTTTGAGATCAACATACCcgaagacgatgccgacgaggaacAACAACGGGACGAGggtgtcgacgaggacgaggaccggGATCAGCCTgtcagcgacgaggccaaggcgcgggcgcgcaaggTGTTTGAGCGGGGGCTCAAGTCGATGCGCGACAAGGACCTCAAGGAGGAGCGGGTGTCGCTGCTCAACGCGTGGCTGTCTTTTGAGCGCACGCACGGgtccgacgccgacgtcgagaaTGTCCAGCGACAGATGCCGCGGCGCATCAAgctccggcgccgcgtcgagggcggcgacaacggcggcgacacgtGGGAGGAGTACTTTGACTACGTGttccccgccgacgaccagcAGGCCAAGAGCCTCTCGGGagtgctggcgctggcgcagaaGTGGaagcagacgggcggcgacctgtCGGGCGCGTAA
- a CDS encoding uncharacterized protein (EggNog:ENOG503NZ3C): MASYDPYEREYSRRYVREERREERDPRFLDSRGDYGRVYPSRDLVPRAREDSDLSVEEIRRDFPPPSGRDIRRARSAEPQYYEDDYDYRRGYDSRHDRDHDRHGRRAGGSMYYEEDERRSKPKSMSKQDKIIAAVAGAALLVGGKELYDRHEAKTDGTNVQRNPLSSAALAGFGALAGYQGAEFYSKQQAKKDQKATYILHRGRDGQIMEYYSDEEEGSKEKKGHKNFLESAIAATGLGAAVKTLTGSGGGDDKRSDTRSRRGSPTGSRAGSRSGSHGPGTNKIQKAAMASLLAGATEAFRVAKEPGGWKGEKTKRILTAAAGAATVDAAQSDSHGKLGLAESVIGGLVGNRLINGSKKDIEEDKLTGRSRSRSRARSQSRGGGGGGGTGLAALATAGLGALGAKKVLDHSRSRSRGRDYDSRSPSPDRHRQRSRSRSVVDKARNSLAKLGIGGGTVAAADDHRRRDQDDFDDRGSSRRSRRYSDDEYDDDRGHGRSRGGYEYESERSHRGSRRDSSRRRGGSRSGYGSESDLGDSDEDEKRQRKMRDHRRY; encoded by the exons ATGGCCAGCTACGACCCGTACGAACGGGAATATTCCCGCCGCTACGTGCGAGAAGAACGGCGCGAGGAGAGGGACCCTCGCTTTCTCGACTCACGCGGCGACTACGGAAGAGTCTACCCCTCGCGCGACTTGGTGCCCCGAGCCCGCGAGGACAGCGACCTCTCGGTCGAGGAGATTCGCCGCGACTTCCCTCCGCCCAGCGGCCGTGACATTCGCCGCGCCCGCTCGGCAGAGCCCCAGTACTACGAGGACGATTACGATTACCGTCGCGGATACGACTCGCGCCATGACCGCGACCATGaccgccatggacgacgcgccggcggcagcatgtATTACGAGGAAGATGAGCGCAGGTCCAAGCCCAAGAGCATGTCCAAGCAGGACAAGATTATTGCCGCagtcgccggcgctgccctcctcgtcggcggcaaggaaCTCTACGACCGCCACGAGGCCAAGACCGACGGCACCAACGTCCAGCGCAACCCcctctcctcggccgccctcgcAGGCTTTGGCGCTCTCGCAGGGTACCAAGGCGCCGAGTTCtacagcaagcagcaggccaagaaggaccAAAAGGCCACTTACATCCTGCATCGCGGTCGTGACGGCCAAATCATGGAGTACtactcggacgaggaggaaggcTCCAAGGAAAAGAAGGGCCACAAGAACTTCCTCGAGAGCGCCATTGCCGCGACTGGCTTGGGTGCGGCCGTCAAGACCCtgaccggcagcggcggcggcgacgacaagcgCTCCGACactcgcagccgccgcggcagccccACCGGCTCCCGCGCCGGCTCCCGCTCCGGCTCCCATGGTCCCGGCACCAACAAGATTCAaaaggccgccatggcgtccctcctggccggcgccaccgagGCCTTCCGCGTGGCAAAGGAGCCCGGCGGTTGGAAGGGTGAGAAGACGAAGCGCATCCTCAccgcggctgctggtgccgccacCGTGGACGCTGCCCAGAGTGATAGCCACGGCAAGCTGGGGCTCGCCGAGTCGGTCATTGGTGGCCTGGTCGGCAATCGACTCATCAACGGATCGAAGAAGGACATTGAAGAGGATAAGCTGACCGGGAGGAGTCGCTCACGCTCTCGTGCCCGATCGCAgagccgcggtggcggcggcggtggaggcaCCGGTctcgctgccctggccaCGGCTGGACTCGGAGCTCTCGGGGCCAAGAAGGTGCTTGATCACTCACGATCCcgaagccgcggccgcgactACGACTCCAGAAGCCCCTCTCCCgatcgccaccgccagcggagccgcagccgcagcgtcGTTGATAAGGCGCGCAACAGcctcgccaagctcggcatcggcggcggcacggtgGCAGCTGCCGACGACCACCGCCGGCGAGATCAGGACGACTTCGACGACCGCGGCAGCTCGCGACGCTCCCGCCGATACTCAGACGACGaatacgacgacgaccgaggTCACGGCCGGAGCCGAGGTGGGTACGAGTACGAGTCGGAGCGGTCCCAtcgcggcagccggcgcgACTCCTCCCGTCGACGTGGCGGAAGCCGCTCCGGCTACGGGTCCGAGTCTGATCTAGGAGACTCggatgaggacgagaagAGACAGAGGAAAATGCGAG ACCATCGCCGCTACTGA